In Candidatus Nitrosarchaeum limnium SFB1, the following proteins share a genomic window:
- a CDS encoding hypothetical protein (hypothetical protein MED217_15185), which translates to MKKIISTFGISIIASIFIVGLGISYAIFQTSDNTINTSDVQMELERYKTAENLATQHLQTFDELDFEMFTNQNWDGLTKSHSQDIIVYWPDGYHSEGLESHIEDLKAMFVYAPDTRIQEHPVRIASGEWTSVIGVMEGTFTEPMPLPDGSSIPPTGKSFKLKMSTVGHWKNGVMDEEYLFWDNQSFMKQIGLSP; encoded by the coding sequence ATGAAAAAAATAATTTCAACATTTGGAATTAGCATAATAGCCAGTATCTTTATTGTAGGACTGGGAATAAGTTATGCTATTTTTCAAACATCAGACAATACCATCAACACTTCAGATGTACAGATGGAGTTAGAAAGATACAAAACCGCTGAAAATCTTGCAACACAACATCTACAAACATTTGATGAACTAGATTTTGAAATGTTTACAAACCAGAATTGGGATGGACTCACAAAAAGTCATTCGCAAGATATAATCGTCTACTGGCCAGACGGATATCATTCAGAGGGTCTTGAAAGCCACATCGAAGATTTGAAAGCAATGTTTGTATATGCTCCTGATACTCGCATACAGGAACATCCTGTTAGGATAGCATCTGGTGAATGGACAAGCGTAATTGGTGTCATGGAAGGCACATTTACAGAACCAATGCCATTGCCAGATGGAAGTTCAATTCCCCCAACTGGAAAATCTTTCAAATTAAAGATGTCCACAGTAGGTCATTGGAAGAATGGTGTTATGGATGAAGAATACTTGTTCTGGGACAATCAGTCATTTATGAAACAGATTGGATTAAGTCCATAA
- a CDS encoding Putative ring-cleavage extradiol dioxygenase codes for MALKNIKDIFQIDSHIKIGQVHLKVSDINKSIQFYESFFGFKIVKKTLQTVYLSYDGQLPYLLALSKTNVNSTNQRTAGLYHFAILLPQRKDLANFASHLLKHKDNVKIDRFSDHLVSEAIYIRDPDHIGIEIYRDREKSEWLWQDNKIRMTLDPLDMNGLLKESTQPWNGFPPNTMIGHLHLHVSNLEKAKIFYSEILGFNNTASMQGALFFAAGDYHHHIATNVWLGENILKANSDFPGLDYFTIKFSSKDTLNDLIKRLESHNITVSDLGDGSFSIFDDDKISIHLTIC; via the coding sequence ATGGCCTTAAAAAATATTAAAGATATATTTCAAATTGATTCACATATCAAAATAGGACAAGTTCATCTTAAAGTATCTGACATAAATAAATCCATACAGTTTTACGAATCTTTTTTTGGTTTCAAAATTGTAAAAAAGACTTTACAAACTGTATATCTTTCATATGATGGACAACTACCATATCTTTTAGCGCTCTCAAAAACAAACGTGAATAGTACTAATCAAAGAACTGCTGGGTTGTACCATTTTGCAATATTACTTCCACAGCGAAAAGATCTAGCAAACTTTGCATCTCATCTATTAAAGCATAAAGACAATGTAAAGATTGATAGATTTTCAGATCATCTAGTATCTGAGGCAATTTACATAAGAGATCCTGACCATATTGGAATTGAAATTTATCGTGACCGAGAAAAATCTGAATGGCTTTGGCAAGATAACAAAATACGAATGACCCTAGATCCACTTGACATGAATGGATTACTCAAAGAGTCGACGCAGCCTTGGAATGGTTTCCCTCCTAATACTATGATAGGTCATTTACATTTGCATGTATCAAATCTTGAAAAAGCAAAAATCTTCTATTCTGAAATTCTTGGATTTAATAACACTGCTAGTATGCAAGGTGCATTATTTTTTGCTGCAGGCGATTACCATCATCACATTGCAACTAATGTCTGGCTTGGTGAAAATATCCTAAAAGCAAATTCAGATTTTCCAGGTCTTGATTATTTTACAATTAAATTTTCAAGCAAAGATACTCTCAATGATTTAATAAAAAGATTAGAATCTCATAACATAACTGTGAGCGATTTAGGAGATGGTTCATTTAGCATATTTGATGACGATAAAATATCAATTCATTTGACTATTTGCTGA